In the genome of Notamacropus eugenii isolate mMacEug1 chromosome 5, mMacEug1.pri_v2, whole genome shotgun sequence, one region contains:
- the COX6B1 gene encoding cytochrome c oxidase subunit 6B1 isoform X1 has protein sequence MGARNALPPPPTSIRGCSSLAGSLLASFLPALRLGPALPLPPRILGVEGHIESAAFAGGAAETSDRGGRDLSSGATMSEDIKTKIRNYRTAPFDSRFPNQNQTRNCWQNYLDFHRCEKAMNEKGGDVSVCQWYKRVYKSLCPVSWVSTWDDRRAEDTFPGKI, from the exons ATGGGAGCCCGGAACGCTCTTCCTCCCCCGCCCACCTCGATCCGTGGCTGCTCTAGCCTCGCCGGAAGTCTTCTCGCCTCCTTCCTACCCGCCCTGCGCCTTGGGCCTGCGCTTCCGCTTCCGCCTCGGATCCTTGGTGTTGAGGGTCACATTGAATCGGCGGCGTTTGCCGGAGGAGCGGCGGAGACAAGCGACCGCGGCGGAAGAGACCTCAG TTCAGGAGCCACCATGTCTGAAGACATCAAGACCAAGATCCGAAACTACCGTACTGCACCCTTCGACAGCCGCTTTCCCAACCAGAACCAAACCCGCAACTGCTGGCAAAACTACCTGG ATTTTCACCGTTGTGAGAAGGCCATGAACGAAAAAGGTGGTGATGTGTCAGTCTGCCAGTGGTACAAACGTGTCTACAAGTCCCTCTGTCCCGTGTCCTGG GTGAGTACATGGGATGATCGCCGAGCAGAAGACACCTTCCCTGGGAAGATCTGA
- the COX6B1 gene encoding cytochrome c oxidase subunit 6B1 isoform X2 → MSEDIKTKIRNYRTAPFDSRFPNQNQTRNCWQNYLDFHRCEKAMNEKGGDVSVCQWYKRVYKSLCPVSWVSTWDDRRAEDTFPGKI, encoded by the exons ATGTCTGAAGACATCAAGACCAAGATCCGAAACTACCGTACTGCACCCTTCGACAGCCGCTTTCCCAACCAGAACCAAACCCGCAACTGCTGGCAAAACTACCTGG ATTTTCACCGTTGTGAGAAGGCCATGAACGAAAAAGGTGGTGATGTGTCAGTCTGCCAGTGGTACAAACGTGTCTACAAGTCCCTCTGTCCCGTGTCCTGG GTGAGTACATGGGATGATCGCCGAGCAGAAGACACCTTCCCTGGGAAGATCTGA